The Medicago truncatula cultivar Jemalong A17 chromosome 4, MtrunA17r5.0-ANR, whole genome shotgun sequence genome includes a region encoding these proteins:
- the LOC11418583 gene encoding ABC transporter B family member 11, with amino-acid sequence MDEDGASIQPVVDSGSKQDSEKKKAKDETTNTVPLYKLFSFADSLDHLLMFVGTVGAIGNGISMPLMTLIFGNMINAFGGSSSTEEVVDEVSKVSLKFVYLAAGTFVASLLQLTCWMITGERQAARIRSLYLQTILRQDVSFFDKETNTGEVVGRMSGDTVLIQDAMGEKVGQFIQLMATFFGGFVIAFIKGWLLTVVMMSCIPLLVLSGAMMSMVISKASSSGQAAYSKAATVVEQTIGSIRTVASFTGEKQAIAKYDQSLIDAYKTVVKEALASGLGFGSLYFVVIASYGLAVWFGGKMVIEKGYTGGEVVTIIFAVLTGSMSLGQASPSLSAFAAGQAAAFKMFETIKRKPEIDAYDTTGRKLDDIRGDIELREVCFSYPTRPDELIFNGFSLTIPSGTTVALVGQSGSGKSTVVSLIERFYDPQAGEVLIDGVNLKEFQLKWIRQKIGLVSQEPVLFTCSIKENIAYGKDGATDEEIRAAAELANAAKFIDKLPQGLDTMVGEHGTQLSGGQKQRVAIARAILKDPRILLLDEATSALDAESERIVQEALDRVMVNRTTVIVAHRLSTIKNADTIAVIHQGKIIERGSHAQLTRDPDGAYRQLIRLQEMRGSEQNVTNDKNKSNSIVLSERRSSQRSLSSRSLSQVSSGGGNSGRHSFSASHVVPTVPVGFSEIADGGPQVPPSTVSSPPEVPLYRLAYLNKPEIPVLLIGTIAAVLHGVILPIFGLLLSKMISIFYEPADELRHDSKVWALVFVGLAVASLFIFPCRFYFFGIAGGKLIKRIRKMCFEKVVHMEVSWFDEAEHSSGAIGARLSTDAASVRALVGDALGLLVENIATAIAGLVIAFTASWQLALIILALVPLLGLNGFLQVKFLKGFSNDSKKLYEEASQVANDAVGSIRTVASFCSEEKVMELYKQKCEGPIKTGIRRGIVSGFGFGISFFVLYSVYALSFYAGARLVEDGKSSFSDVFRVFFALSMAAIGLSQSGSLLPDSTKAKSAVASIFAILDRKSLIDPTDESGITLEEVKGEIEFKHVNFKYPTRPDIQIFRDLCLNIHSGKTVALVGESGSGKSTVISLIQRFYDPDSGHITLDGKEIQSLQVKWLRQQMGLVSQEPVLFNDTIRANIAYGKGGDASEAEIIAAAELANAHKFISSLQKGYDTVVGERGVQLSGGQKQRVAIARAIVKNPKILLLDEATSALDAESEKVVQDALDRVMVERTTIIVAHRLSTIKGADLIAVVKNGVIAEKGKHEALLHKGGDYASLVALHTSASTS; translated from the exons ATGGATGAAGACGGTGCAAGTATTCAACCAGTTGTAGATTCTGGCAGCAAGCAAGattcagaaaagaaaaaggctaaagaTGAAACCACCAATACAGTACCCTTATACAAGCTTTTCTCATTTGCTGATTCTTTGGATCATTTATTGATGTTTGTTGGGACTGTTGGTGCTATTGGGAATGGAATCTCAATGCCCTTGATGACTTTAATATTTGGAAATATGATCAATGCATTTGGTGGATCATCAAGCACAGAGGAAGTAGTTGATGAAGTTTCCAAG GTGTCCTTGAAATTCGTATACTTGGCTGCGGGTACCTTCGTTGCGTCTCTTTTAC AGTTGACTTGCTGGATGATTACCGGTGAGAGACAGGCTGCAAGAATCAGAAGCTTATACCTCCAAACAATTTTGAGGCAAGATGTGAGTTTCTTTGATAAGGAAACTAATACTGGAGAGGTTGTTGGAAGAATGTCTGGTGATACTGTTCTTATTCAAGATGCCATGGGTGAGAAG GTGGGACAGTTTATACAGTTAATGGCTACTTTCTTTGGAGGTTTTGTGATAGCATTCATCAAGGGATGGCTTTTAACTGTTGTCATGATGTCTTGTATTCCACTTCTTGTCTTGTCGGGTGCAATGATGAGTATGGTTATTTCAAAAGCATCATCCAGTGGACAAGCAGCTTATTCTAAAGCTGCAACTGTTGTAGAACAGACAATAGGCTCTATTAGAACT GTTGCATCGTTCACCGGAGAGAAACAGGCCATAGCTAAATATGATCAGTCCTTAATTGATGCTTACAAAACTGTAGTAAAAGAGGCACTAGCTTCTGGTTTAGGGTTTGGTTCACTCTACTTTGTTGTTATTGCTAGTTATGGTTTAGCAGTATGGTTTggtggaaaaatggtaatagaGAAAGGATATACCGGAGGGGAAGTTGTGACTATAATTTTTGCTGTATTGACTGGCTCCAT GTCTCTAGGACAGGCATCTCCAAGCTTGAGTGCTTTTGCTGCAGGACAAGCTGCGGCATTTAAAATGTTCGAAACGATTAAAAGGAAGCCCGAAATTGATGCTTACGACACAACCGGGCGAAAGCTTGATGACATTCGTGGAGACATAGAGCTTAGGGAGGTTTGCTTTAGTTATCCTACAAGACCAGATGAACTGATATTCAATGGATTTTCTCTAACAATACCAAGTGGGACTACTGTAGCTTTGGTAGGGCAAAGTGGGAGTGGAAAATCCACAGTTGTCAGTTTGATAGAGAGATTTTATGATCCACAGGCTGGTGAAGTTCTCATTGACGGTGTCAACCTCAAAGAATTTCAACTGAAATGGATCAGACAGAAAATAGGCCTAGTCAGCCAGGAACCTGTTCTCTTTACTTGCAGCATTAAAGAGAACATTGCATATGGCAAGGATGGTGCTACTGATGAAGAAATCAGAGCTGCAGCCGAGCTTGCTAATGCTGCCAAATTTATAGATAAACTTCCTCAG GGACTAGACACAATGGTTGGTGAGCATGGAACTCAGCTCTCTGGGGGACAAAAGCAGAGAGTTGCAATAGCAAGAGCGATTCTGAAAGATCCAAGAATATTACTTCTCGATGAAGCTACAAGTGCGCTTGATGCTGAATCTGAGAGAATTGTACAAGAGGCATTGGATAGAGTAATGGTAAACCGAACAACTGTGATTGTAGCTCACCGTTTGAGTACAATAAAGAATGCTGATACCATTGCCGTTATTCATCaaggaaaaataattgaaagag GTTCACATGCTCAGCTCACAAGGGATCCTGATGGAGCCTATAGGCAGCTTATTAGGCTGCAAGAAATGAGGGGGTCAGAACAGAATGTTACCAATGACAAAAACAAGTCAAACAGTATAGTGCTATCTGAAAGACGATCGAGTCAAAGATCTCTCTCCTCAAGGTCTTTAAGCCAAGTGTCATCTGGAGGTGGGAACAGCGGTCGTCACTCATTCTCAGCATCACATGTTGTGCCAACTGTACCAGTTGGCTTCTCAGAAATTGCAGATGGTGGACCACAAGTTCCTCCTTCAACGGTTTCTTCACCACCAGAAGTTCCACTTTATCGCCTGGCCTATTTAAACAAGCCCGAGATTCCTGTCTTACTTATAGGAACTATAGCTGCAGTGTTGCATGGTGTAATATTACCAATTTTTGGCCTCTTGCTTTCGAAAATGATTAGTATTTTCTACGAGCCAGCTGACGAACTTCGTCACGATTCAAAAGTTTGGGCGCTAGTATTTGTTGGGCTCGCTGTGGCATCGTTATTCATTTTTCCATGTAGATTCTACTTTTTTGGCATTGCTGGAGGTAAGTTGATCAAAAGGATCCGGAAAATGTGTTTTGAGAAGGTAGTTCATATGGAAGTGAGCTGGTTTGATGAAGCTGAGCATTCAAGTGGCGCAATTGGAGCAAGGCTCTCTACAGATGCAGCTTCAGTTCGAGCTTTGGTTGGTGATGCACTCGGTTTGCTGGTTGAAAATATTGCAACAGCTATAGCTGGCTTGGTAATTGCTTTTACAGCTAGCTGGCAGCTTGCACTTATAATCCTTGCTTTGGTGCCTCTACTAGGACTTAATGGATTTTTGCAAGTGAAATTCTTGAAAGGGTTCAGCAATGATTCAAAG AAGTTGTATGAGGAAGCAAGTCAAGTGGCGAATGATGCAGTAGGGAGTATAAGAACAGTTGCTTCTTTCTGTTCTGAAGAGAAGGTGATGGAattatataagcaaaaatgtgAGGGACCGATTAAGACAGGCATAAGGAGAGGGATAGTAAGCGGATTTGGTTTCGGGATATCATTCTTTGTGTTGTATTCAGTTTATGCATTAAGTTTTTATGCTGGAGCGCGTCTCGTTGAGGATGGAAAATCTTCATTCTCAGATGTTTTCCGT GTCTTTTTCGCTCTAAGTATGGCAGCTATAGGACTATCTCAATCCGGGTCATTGTTACCTGACTCAACTAAGGCGAAAAGTGCAGTTGCTTCCATATTTGCTATTCTTGATAGGAAGTCACTCATAGATCCAACTGATGAATCAGGAATTACATTGGAAGAAGTCAAGGGAGAAATTGAGTTTAAGCATGTCAATTTCAAGTATCCTACTAGACCTGATATTCAAATATTCAGAGATCTTTGCTTGAACATTCACAGTGGCAAG ACAGTTGCACTTGTTGGAGAAAGTGGAAGTGGAAAATCAACAGTGATCTCATTGATACAAAGATTTTATGATCCAGATTCAGGCCACATTACACTCGATGGAAAAGAAATCCAAAGTCTTCAAGTGAAATGGCTAAGACAACAAATGGGACTGGTAAGCCAAGAGCCTGTGCTGTTTAATGACACCATCAGAGCCAATATTGCATATGGTAAAGGAGGAGATGCATCAGAGGCAGAGATTATAGCTGCAGCAGAATTAGCAAATGCTCACAAGTTTATTAGTAGTTTGCAAAAG GGTTATGATACAGTAGTAGGAGAGAGAGGAGTTCAATTATCTGGGGGACAGAAGCAGCGTGTGGCAATTGCGAGAGCTATAGTGAAGAATCCAAAAATACTATTACTAGATGAAGCAACTAGTGCACTTGATGCTGAGTCTGAGAAGGTGGTACAAGATGCACTTGACCGTGTAATGGTGGAGCGAACGACAATAATAGTGGCGCATAGGTTATCGACTATCAAAGGTGCAGATTTAATAGCAGTAGTTAAGAATGGTGTGATAGCAGAGAAAGGAAAACATGAAGCATTGCTCCATAAGGGTGGTGACTATGCTTCTTTAGTAGCATTACACACAAGTGCTTCTACATCTTAG